Proteins from a single region of Palaemon carinicauda isolate YSFRI2023 chromosome 1, ASM3689809v2, whole genome shotgun sequence:
- the LOC137650708 gene encoding dentin sialophosphoprotein-like isoform X3 — translation MATWTPRNAMRGIAVSRWGHPPPPPYLSPEYPSSDTLPSTPPDSDLDEEDSESSTFPIESDVPIPLSPYEEPEVDDWLEQQLATTGEMSVVERLQYLLDTGQFADVNIRVGQGNNVAVFKAHRLLLATASQPLYRLLYAVNQNPGPNDVTTIRVTDMKPADFEHILKYIYTDSIDCNNINVAFELLRASKRWGLAGMGIKSLTYLEEFLDEYQPSTDDMKTNLFDLLVLSEQSLNDMYEKCLKVLAKYCNEVIPCEGFLNLDKPVVCKVMHYKDLKFDDHLKLFEAIRDWGLRYINTQNLKISQLGDVVEELIKIVDFEKIEDNDFVTTVLTSECLGKAEVIAFFMTRGLEIPRNLDFNNNKQISLKNGTVLAFQKVCRFRKGYRCPQEQIYLPHELRFRVNKNIKLIGVGFGFLFSSTDMGITIHCQGPWETRQWTDIIQTYCRVSGEKQETADVRLMFSEPVRIEANQSYKVMVKIGRMSSGSSEVELWGGTGAQYTVSTEELDFYFMKAAVDPNTKVEERDGDINPGIITELLYQIDTEDYSKEEVKTEVAIRRRRPKEEEEEDESQQTSSETSQWRKRHRAANMSLQIPEVTRIRRRGDGSDSISYNPTPKKSPIDEYKPMSFSTNRWRAKTRDDDSESIKTTPVEEYKPTSFSTNRWRTRTKEEDSEKATKAVEYTPSSFSTNRWRTKTQEDSSKSTDDFKPSSFSTNRWRTTTDSSSSVVKPSEESEPPGFLSNRWRNRSRDEDSTNKSSSDTPFGSRKVSTGEKTDVSSPSSRWRTSSREEPPQTKVELRKTIGADDDKSSSLPFMRRRESTENKPELSYMRRRESTENKVQEMPAYLRKRSNPTDDNKTATPYGRSRWGSSITSATSNDDSKSRSRFLPNSDISSSRPSDSYSPRTRDTSASRYSSSRDISSTKSRDLGSTFSRPSDNSISRTRESSVSLTRAPSLSRFRDSSSTSRFGPSSTSSYGSSYLSRYDSSSGSATGNNGLSDSSPAGISNRSKSSTSTGNTQRRYLGAGSDSTLYRNRTSSNLGTGGTDSTLSERYNSTSNVGVKDYRPSSNRYTSSDGSSGLKDLGSSSRYDISRSLRPSDSGSRSTYSTPGAKEATDSSRSNRYSTSALKGATDTSSSSRYGTSLSKGVTDSAPSSRYSTSVSKGTTDNSPSSTGRYGTSESKGGTDTVSRSRIGRYSSPVNTRGSDTASKGISSRYGSSSVLSPTQNTTYSSGSNSSSKLSALSGTGRYGNDSPTGKYGNTSSKYSSMSSRY, via the exons AACAACAGTTGGCAACCACAGGCGAGATGTCGGTAGTGGAGAGACTGCAGTACCTCCTCGACACGGGACAATTTGCTGACGTCAACATCCGCGTGGGACAAGGCAACAATGTCGCCGTTTTCAAG gCTCATCGCTTGCTCTTAGCAACGGCTAGTCAACCCCTTTACAGACTGCTCTACGCTGTGAACCAGAATCCTGGCCCAAATGACGTCACCACCATCAGGGTGACTGACATGAAACCAGCCGACTTCGAACATATTCTCAA GTACATTTACACTGACAGTATTGACTGCAATAACATAAACGTTGCCTTTGAGCTGCTACGGGCGAGTAAGAGATGGGGTCTGGCAGGAATGGGTATCAAGTCACTCACGTACCTCGAAGAATTTCTCGACGAATACCAGCCATCGACTGATGACATGAAGACTAACCTCTTCGATCTCCTCGTCTTATCCGAGCAGTCGCTCAACGACATGTACGAGAAGTGTCTGAAGGTTTTGGCTAAATACTGCAATGAAGTCATCCCTTGCGAAGGATTTCTAAACCTCGATAAGCCCGTCGTCTGCAAAGTCATGCATTACAAGGACCTCAAGTTTGACGATCACTTAAAGCTCTTCGAAGCTATTAGGGACTGGGGCCTGCGATATATCAACACTCAGAACTTGAAGATATCTCAGCTCGGAGATGTAGTTGAGGAACTCATCAAAATAGTGGATTTTGAAAAAATCGAAGACAATGACTTTGTGACCACCGTCTTGACCTCGGAGTGCCTCGGAAAGGCCGAGGTCATAGCGTTTTTCATGACCCGGGGCCTAGAGATTCCAAGAAACCTTGACTTCAATAACAACAAGCAG ATCTCCCTCAAAAATGGAACCGTTTTGGCCTTCCAGAAAGTCTGTCGATTCCGTAAAGGGTATCGATGTCCACAGGAACAG ATCTATCTACCCCACGAATTGAGGTTCAGAGTCAACAAAAACATCAAACTGATTGGTGTGGGATTCGGGTTCCTCTTCAGTAGCACTGACATGGGGATCACTATTCATTGCCAAGGACCATGGGAAACCAGACAATGGACTGATATTATACAG ACATACTGCCGGGTTTCGGGTGAAAAGCAGGAGACCGCAGACGTCCGTCTTATGTTCTCTGAACCAGTCCGCATTGAAGCTAACCAAAGTTACAAG GTTATGGTGAAAATTGGACGAATGAGTTCTGGCAGTTCGGAAGTTGAGCTTTGGGGAGGAACAGGTGCACAATACACAGTTTCCACTGAAGAACTTGACTTCTACTTCATGAAAGCTGCTGTGGATCCAAACACAAAAGTTGAGGAACGAGATGGGGACATTAATCCTGGGATCATCACAGAGCTGTTGTATCAAATCGACACAGAAGATTATAGCAAAGAGGAGGTGAAGACAGAGGTTGCAATAAGACGACGCCgtccaaaggaggaggaggaagaagatgaaTCTCAGCAAACATCCAGTGAGACTAGTCAATGGCGGAAACGTCACAGAGCTGCAAATATGTCCCTTCAGATTCCTGAAGTGACAAGAATCAGGAGAAGGGGTGATGGTAGTGACTCTATATCATATAACCCTACTCCCAAAAAATCTCCCATAGATGAATACAAGCCAATGAGCTTCTCCACTAACAGATGGAGAGCTAAAACTCGTGATGACGATTCTGAATCCATCAAGACTACTCCTGTGGAAGAATATAAACCCACAAGCTTTTCTACTAATAGGTGGAGAACAAGAACGAAAGAGGAAGATTCTGAGAAAGCTACAAAAGCAGTTGAATACACGCCATCTAGTTTCTCTACCAACAGGTGGAGAACTAAAACTCAGGAAGATTCTAGTAAATCAACAGACGATTTTAAACCATCTAGTTTTTCCACAAACAGATGGAGAACAACAACAGACTCTAGCTCAAGTGTAGTTAAACCTAGTGAAGAAAGTGAGCCTCCTGGTTTCCTGTCTAACAGGTGGAGAAACAGATCACGTGATGAAGATTCAACTAATAAGAGCTCCTCAGATACACCATTCGGTAGCAGGAAAGTATCAACTGGAGAAAAAACTGATGTTAGTTCCCCCTCTAGCCGATGGAGAACCAGTTCTCGAGAAGAACCGCCACAAACTAAAGTTGAACTTCGTAAAACTATCGGAGCTGATGACGACAAATCGAGCTCCCTACCATTCATGAGAAGAAGAGAGTCAACTGAAAATAAACCTGAATTATCTTATATGAGGAGACGAGAATCAACGGAAAATAAAGTTCAGGAAATGCCAGCATACTTGCGGAAAAGGTCAAATCCTACAGATGATAATAAAACTGCCACACCCTATGGCAGAAGTAGATGGGGAAGCAGTATTACTTCTGCTACAAGTAATGATGATAGCAAATCTAGAAGTCGGTTTTTACCAaatagtgatatttcatcttctcgCCCAAGTGATTCTTACAGTCCCAGAACACGAGATACATCTGCATCCCGCTACAGTTCGAGTAGAGATATCTCTTCAACCAAGTCCAGGGATTTAGGATCCACTTTTTCGAGGCCAAGTGATAATTCCATCAGTAGAACCAGAGAATCTTCTGTGTCTTTAACACGAGCTCCCTCTCTCTCAAGATTTCGTGACTCCTCGTCTACATCTCGTTTTGGTCCATCATCTACAAGTAGTTATGGAAGCAGTTATTTAAGCAGGTATGATTCATCATCAGGCAGTGCTACTGGCAATAATGGGTTGTCAGACTCTAGTCCAGCTGGCATCAGTAATAGGAGCAAATCATCTACCTCAACTGGTAATACCCAGAGGAGGTATTTAGGTGCTGGTAGTGATTCAACTCTTTACAGAAATAGGACAAGTTCCAATCTTGGCACTGGAGGAACAGACTCAACTCTTAGCGAGAGATATAATTCTACAAGTAATGTTGGAGTAAAAGATTATAGGCCTAGTAGTAATAGATATACATCCTCGGATGGCTCATCAGGACTGAAAGATTTGGGTTCAAGTAGTAGATATGATATTTCAAGATCCTTGAGGCCTAGCGATTCTGGAAGTCGTAGCACATATAGTACTCCAGGGGCCAAGGAAGCAACTGATTCTAGCCGTAGTAATAGATATAGTACATCAGCACTCAAGGGAGCCACTGACACCAGTTCTAGTAGTAGATATGGTACATCTCTGTCCAAGGGGGTTACTGACTCTGCCCCAAGTAGTAGATATAGCACGTCAGTATCAAAGGGAACGACTGACAATAGCCCTAGTAGTACTGGTAGATATGGTACATCAGAGTCAAAAGGAGGCACTGACACTGTTTCTAGAAGTAGAATTGGTAGATATAGTTCTCCAGTCAACACAAGAGGATCTGACACAGCCTCAAAAGGCATAAGCAGTAGATATGGCTCCTCTTCTGTTTTATCCCCCACCCAAAACACAACGTATAGTAgtggcagcaacagcagcagcaagcTGAGTGCTCTCAGTGGAACTGGTAGGTATGGCAATGACAGTCCCACTGGTAAATATGGAAATACATCTTCTAAATACAGCAGTATGTCCAGCCGATATTAG